The Humulus lupulus chromosome 3, drHumLupu1.1, whole genome shotgun sequence genome window below encodes:
- the LOC133824676 gene encoding uncharacterized protein LOC133824676 produces the protein MTGECGDVDVPSASNTQWSLDSTIDPNMYTCMYVTRLFVIDDELKSKMTRNFINSFSNDKTGESLFDEINKNVQDLRKFDTSGDWYFEDGSLANMLFLDGCAILQFIHSYLHKKLEDFKIGIVKRREIRDRLFAREYCQIPFRVLELLVNLSNDPDKLKIDIVKFIHINNITKNNTTPIICPSNCLRQWNDIVQIKIQDRRVDLLHLLHSLITSVDGNIVCTNNSRKNEENIHGNILCVPCFFRQRPKPDDTIRVATGYDITNNNGFFRNVQELKSAGIEFKPSGRSLTDISFSGKCFNLKGHLKLPPLIVDEKTKFMLKELLEYERGIDDKRYVITSYVKFMDILIDNEQDVKELRASRVLQNRLSSDKDVADWFNTLGSGLDEPPVNYYSDVKIKIQTHCERRCAIWMSQVYQQYFSNPWAIIGLIAAIMVLSLTAVQTWYAINPKK, from the coding sequence ATGACTGGAGAATGTGGTGATGTGGATGTCCCTTCTGCATCTAATACGCAATGGTCGCTAGATTCTACTATTGACCCAAATATGTATACGTGTATGTATGTGACGAGACTGTTCGTCATTGACGATGAGTTGAAATCTAAAATGACGAGAAATTTCATCAACTCATTCAGCAATGACAAGACAGGAGAGAGTTTATTCGATGAAATCAATAAGAATGTCCAGGACTTAAGGAAGTTCGACACCAGTGGTGATTGGTATTTTGAAGATGGTTCTTTGGCCAATATGCTTTTCTTGGATGGATGTGCAATTTTACAATTCATACATAGCTATCTTCATAAGAAATTAGAAGATTTTAAAATTGGTATTGTCAAAAGAAGAGAGATCCGAGATAGATTGTTTGCAAGAGAATATTGTCAAATCCCTTTCCGAGTCCTTGAGTTGTTGGTGAACTTGAGCAATGACCCAGACAAACTGAAAATAGATATTGTCAAATTCATTCACATCAACAATATCACCAAGAATAATACGACGCCAATTATATGCCCCAGCAACTGTCTCAGACAATGGAATGACATTGTTCAAATAAAAATTCAAGATCGACGTGTTGACCTCCTCCACCTTCTCCACTCGCTAATCACATCTGTCGATGGCAATATTGTCTGTACCAACAACAgtagaaaaaatgaagaaaatattcATGGAAATATTTTATGTGTCCCTTGTTTTTTCCGACAAAGACCAAAACCAGATGATACCATACGCGTAGCAACAGGGTATGATATTACTAATAACAATGGGTTTTTTCGCAATGTCCAGGAACTTAAATCAGCAGGGATAGAGTTTAAGCCCAGTGGTCGTAGCTTGACAGACATATCTTTTAGTGGTAAGTGTTTTAACCTCAAAGGGCATCTTAAACTTCCTCCATTAATTGTGGATGAAAAGACAAAGTTTATGCTAAAGGAACTTCTCGAATACGAGAGGGGCATTGATGATAAACGGTATGTGATTACTTCTTACGTAAAATTTATGGATATTCTCATCGATAATGAACAAGATGTTAAGGAGCTAAGAGCATCAAGAGTACTTCAAAACCGTCTCAGTAGTGATAAAGATGTGGCTGATTGGTTTAATACATTGGGCTCGGGACTCGATGAGCCACCAGTAAACTATTATTCGGATGTCAAGATTAAGATACAAACTCATTGCGAGAGACGGTGTGCCATTTGGATGAGCCAAGTCTATCAACAATATTTTAGTAACCCATGGGCTATCATAGGTCTCATAGCAGCTATAATGGTGCTTTCTTTAACTGCCGTTCAAACTTGGTACGCTATCAATCCCAAAAAGTGA